From the Corticium candelabrum chromosome 2, ooCorCand1.1, whole genome shotgun sequence genome, one window contains:
- the LOC134198505 gene encoding uncharacterized protein LOC134198505 encodes MNSSNSVFNILTVCHSRKECLCVIVTTIFLVLFVSIFYRYRNGGYIYNLSFNSKPPKFKKLLEQELSSSQSFTNKSTTLWDEFGCQSKTPLLLCHRRPELSPAIVLADKAVFQTTSLLMKRSRSCALVGSSGRLLSRSYGDDIDGHEVVIRLNNAPIHPYEKYVGRRMPDVAILNVATLSEFTCLRNINRKTLLVRCKHHGKITSAGRLCATHSPLYATSVELMDTTRSILTTYRQLYGVKSKRMPTSGLYAILFALRLCEEVDVYGFGAAEGELYAYYRDLHTISTHHLFNLEEQFIRDISHNLTTPVDVSSYGCKKVSFYP; translated from the coding sequence TAATTCGGTGTTCAACATTTTGACTGTTTGCCATTCAAGGAAAGAATGTCTCTGCGTTATAGTAACTACCATATTTTTGGTACTTTTTGTCTCAATTTTCTACCGTTATCGCAATGGCGGTTACATCTATAACCTGTCATTTAACTCAAAACCCCCTAAATTTAAGAAATTGCTCGAACAAGAATTGAGCAGCAGTCAAAGTTTTACCAATAAATCAACGACGCTGTGGGACGAATTTGGCTGTCAAAGCAAGACACCTCTTCTTCTTTGTCATAGAAGACCAGAATTGTCTCCAGCGATTGTGCTTGCTGACAAGGCTGTCTTTCAAACCACCAGTCTTCTCATGAAACGATCGAGATCGTGCGCTCTAGTCGGGTCATCAGGAAGGTTATTGAGTCGTAGTTACGGTGATGATATTGACGGACATGAAGTTGTCATACGGTTAAATAACGCTCCGATTCATCCATACGAGAAATATGTCGGGAGACGCATGCCTGACGTGGCAATACTTAATGTAGCAACCCTAAGTGAGTTTACATGTCTACGAAACATAAACCGTAAAACGCTATTGGTTCGATGTAAACATCATGGTAAGATTACTTCTGCTGGTCGATTATGCGCAACACATAGTCCTCTCTATGCAACATCGGTGGAACTTATGGACACTACGCGATCTATTTTGACAACGTACAGACAATTGTATGGTGTTAAGAGTAAAAGAATGCCAACGTCGGGATTGTATGCCATTCTGTTCGCTTTGAGATTGTGCGAAGAGGTTGATGTTTACGGATTTGGTGCGGCAGAGGGAGAGTTGTATGCATACTACAGAGATCTTCACACTATAAGTACACATCATCTTTTCAACTTGGAGGAACAATTCATAAGAGATATATCACACAATTTGACTACACCTGTTGACGTGTCTTCATATGGCTGTAAGAAAGTGTCTTTCTATCCTTGA